The genomic interval CGGGGAGCCTGACGACCGCCGGCGTTTCGTGTTTCGCCACTTTGAAAACCCGGATATCCCCCATATGCTTACCGGGAATCCCGCCGTGGACGCGATTCGTGAAAGGAACCTGTTATCGGGCTACAAGCTGCAGTTACACGACAGTGAAGCGCCGTTCCCGATGTTCGAGGCAACTCCAGAGGTAACTTACATGGACGCTTACTGGATAATGGCGCGAGGCGGGATGGAGACCCAGCCCGGATACGTAGTGGAAAGCTGGGTATACGTGTCGCACGACCTGGAACTGTTCTTCGTAGACACGTTGAAAGATGGGAAATTCGATTATCCGCTTCAAACCGTCAGTAATTTCACCACGGATATGGTCCGACAGGATCGGTTCCACCCCCGTCAACGCGCCGCCGAACTGATCGCCCGCAGTCCCGAGGACTACACCCATGACTTCGGCGGTGAACTCCTCGAGTATGCCTTTGACGCGGTTTCCTTCCGTGGTGAAGACGGAACAACCGAGGTGGATATCTCGTACAGCGTCCCGGTCTGGCAATTTGGAGATGTCACCGACGAAAAAGGCGACCGGACTTGGCTGAACAGCCAGGTCACCCTGCGCGATTCTATACAGACGCCAGCCTTCTCCCGCAAGTTCCGGTTCGGTCCCATAGCCCGCCCCGAACGGCAACGGGCCAATCAGAAACTCTAGGGGGCCGCCTATACGCTGGCCGTGAATCTGGCGGTGCCAGTCGGTCCGTTCACGGCCGCCGTTGAAATGCAGGACGACGCGACAGGACGTATCGGCGTATACAAGAAGCAGGTATCCTTCTCCGACTACCGCGGCAGTGACCTGCTCATCAGCGATCTAAAGCTTTCCACCGGAATCACGCCTGCCTCAGGGCGGGGTCCCTTCGTCCGCGAGGGATTGAATGTCGTACCCAATCCCGGACGCCTTTACGCCCGGGGACAACTGGTGTACGTGTACTACGAGGTGTATAACCTGGAAATGGATGAAGGCGGTCGCACTTCGTACGAGACCCTTTACGAGATCACGCCCATGGGCATGCCCGCGCTCCGGAACCGGCGGGCGAGGAGGCCGGACGACATGCAGACGGTCATGTCGTTCTTCGAAGGCGAAGGAACCGCACGGGAAGAGGCGGAATACACCGCCCTGGACACCACGGATCTCGAGGACGGGGAATATGTGCTCACCGTGACGCTGACGGACCGGCATGCCGACACTACCGTCTCCAAGTCGGTCAACTTCATGGTGATAGAGCCGTAGGCGGAACGCGTCGGGACGGAGGGCCG from Gemmatimonadota bacterium carries:
- a CDS encoding GWxTD domain-containing protein, with the translated sequence MNTPDRIRTMLAQFEVLALASEQEYGQLHAALENYVALLDADERAIYRDLRHVAPPEELLAWNTATSSERDFLWRAFWNERDSNPATIENERLVEHYRRVMFARIHFSGGQQPYDRRGEIYVRYGEPDDRRRFVFRHFENPDIPHMLTGNPAVDAIRERNLLSGYKLQLHDSEAPFPMFEATPEVTYMDAYWIMARGGMETQPGYVVESWVYVSHDLELFFVDTLKDGKFDYPLQTVSNFTTDMVRQDRFHPRQRAAELIARSPEDYTHDFGGELLEYAFDAVSFRGEDGTTEVDISYSVPVWQFGDVTDEKGDRTWLNSQVTLRDSIQTPAFSRKFRFGPIARPERQRANQKL